The Peribacillus sp. FSL E2-0218 genome contains a region encoding:
- a CDS encoding NADH-quinone oxidoreductase subunit M — MNAYLLSLLVFSPLLGILMVALMPKNEGRTIKQFGFFGTLPPLFLSFFLCSQYYSGVALSSFNIKVDWIRFGNLEMYDPKLFTVNFELGLDGLSLIFLLLTTIISSMAAIASIYIKRGWKGYYLLFLILEIGMLGVFTAENLILFFIFFEMTLIPAFFLIGKWGFLEREKASYHFLIYNGIGSAVLLVAILILFARTGTTNIAALTQMMTMGGVSLFAPISSSMKYGLCLAFLIAFAIKLPVFPFHSWMVRVHAEAPPSIVMIHAGVLLKIGAYGIIRFGMGIFPEQYKSLAFAIVLMGVISFLYGALLAMLQTDFKLVLAYSSISHMGIVMMGLGALNDAGLQGAIFQVISHGLIAALLFFLVGALNERTGTTMLPALGGLAKSMPVFSGFLLACGLASLGLPGMSGFISEFMVFLGLFKSQPLLAAIGVIGLVLTAVYILRAVMRMTFGKNDSLVEKEKRDLESWEFVPALALLGLIIAIGVYPNMLGGPLQGTIEAVMLALGGR, encoded by the coding sequence ATGAATGCCTATTTGCTCTCGCTTTTGGTGTTTTCACCTTTGCTTGGAATCTTGATGGTCGCCCTGATGCCAAAAAATGAGGGAAGGACCATCAAGCAATTTGGCTTTTTCGGAACGCTTCCCCCCCTATTCCTCTCGTTCTTTTTATGCAGCCAATATTATTCGGGAGTGGCTCTTTCCAGCTTTAACATTAAGGTCGATTGGATCAGGTTCGGAAATTTGGAGATGTATGATCCCAAGCTTTTTACCGTGAATTTTGAGTTGGGGCTGGATGGGTTGAGTCTCATTTTCCTATTACTGACGACCATCATTTCTTCAATGGCGGCAATCGCCTCGATATATATAAAGCGCGGATGGAAAGGCTATTACTTGTTATTTTTGATCCTGGAGATCGGGATGCTCGGTGTCTTTACGGCAGAAAATCTGATTCTTTTCTTCATCTTCTTTGAAATGACGTTGATTCCCGCCTTCTTCTTAATTGGCAAGTGGGGCTTCCTTGAGAGGGAAAAGGCGTCGTATCATTTTCTGATTTATAACGGGATCGGTTCGGCCGTACTATTGGTGGCCATTTTGATTTTGTTTGCCAGGACAGGTACGACCAACATTGCGGCTTTGACCCAAATGATGACAATGGGCGGTGTATCGCTGTTTGCTCCGATTTCGAGTTCGATGAAATATGGATTATGCCTGGCCTTTCTGATTGCATTTGCGATAAAGCTGCCCGTATTTCCATTTCACAGCTGGATGGTGCGGGTTCATGCAGAGGCGCCTCCCTCCATTGTCATGATTCATGCTGGTGTTCTATTGAAAATAGGGGCTTACGGGATCATCAGGTTTGGAATGGGGATATTCCCTGAACAATATAAAAGCTTGGCATTTGCGATTGTACTGATGGGAGTCATCAGCTTTTTATATGGAGCCTTGCTAGCGATGCTGCAAACGGACTTCAAGCTTGTTTTAGCTTACTCATCGATCTCGCATATGGGGATCGTCATGATGGGGCTGGGGGCCTTGAACGATGCGGGGCTGCAGGGGGCGATCTTTCAAGTCATCTCACACGGCTTAATAGCTGCACTTCTGTTTTTCCTGGTGGGTGCATTGAACGAAAGGACAGGGACCACGATGCTCCCTGCGCTTGGGGGATTGGCGAAGTCGATGCCTGTATTTTCCGGGTTTTTACTGGCATGCGGTCTGGCTTCGCTCGGTCTGCCGGGCATGTCCGGCTTCATCAGTGAATTCATGGTGTTTCTCGGCTTATTCAAAAGTCAGCCTTTGCTTGCTGCAATCGGGGTGATCGGACTTGTTTTGACAGCCGTCTATATACTGAGGGCAGTCATGCGGATGACGTTTGGCAAGAATGATAGCTTGGTAGAGAAAGAGAAGCGGGATCTTGAAAGCTGGGAGTTTGTACCGGCATTGGCGCTTCTCGGCCTGATCATTGCGATCGGCGTGTATCCAAATATGTTAGGCGGGCCTCTTCAAGGTACGATAGAAGCCGTGATGCTAGCTCTAGGGGGGCGATGA
- the nuoL gene encoding NADH-quinone oxidoreductase subunit L codes for MMENAWLIPIFPLVTFMVLLLSGGRLRERGAYIGIIFTLASFVLSMLTLMERFTAPTYKTTMDWLAIGGTQLTAGFEINQLNALMLVIVSFVSLLVQIYSLGYMKGEERFSTFYAYLGFFTFAMLGLVMAPNLLQLYFFWELVGVGSFLLIGFYFYKQEAKNAAKKAFIMTRIGDVGLLIGIILLFWETGSFEYGEIFQAVHSGVISDGSLTLIAILIFIGAVGKSGQFPLHTWLPDAMEGPTPVSALIHAATMVAAGVYLVATMFPLFLASEAAMQAVAVTGGFTAIFAASIASVQKDVKRVLAYSTISQLGFMMLALGTAGYVAGVFHLMTHAFFKALLFLAAGSVIHAIHTQDIERMGGLWARLNWTGPLFLTGTLAISGFPLLSGFFSKDEILMAAWVNGNYFLFSLAVITSFLTAFYMFRLFFMIFAGKSRNQANQVKESPAVMLLPMLVLGVLAVVAGYIQTPWFGTFLGEWLVEGNEAVLGAGHSEGPVWIMVLAVLVALAGIVLAYMMYAKAKLPRGWLVKENSTLYRVLENKYYIDEIYYFTIVHATKGLGLFLSYIERFIIGGLISTVTGSIEGLGKIGSKLQSGQVQQYGMIAFLGLAVLLVIFGLTGGYLR; via the coding sequence ATGATGGAGAACGCTTGGCTCATACCGATTTTTCCACTCGTCACGTTTATGGTTCTGCTTCTATCAGGTGGCCGGCTACGGGAGCGGGGGGCATATATAGGAATAATCTTTACGTTGGCTTCTTTTGTTTTATCGATGCTTACCTTGATGGAAAGGTTCACAGCACCTACTTATAAAACAACGATGGATTGGCTTGCGATAGGGGGCACGCAGCTTACGGCCGGATTCGAAATTAACCAGCTTAATGCCTTGATGCTTGTGATCGTTTCCTTTGTCAGCCTGCTGGTCCAAATCTATTCGTTGGGGTACATGAAGGGTGAAGAGCGATTCTCCACTTTTTATGCTTATCTGGGCTTTTTCACCTTTGCCATGCTTGGACTGGTCATGGCGCCGAATTTACTGCAGCTTTATTTCTTCTGGGAATTGGTCGGGGTAGGCTCCTTCCTGTTGATTGGGTTTTACTTTTATAAACAGGAAGCCAAGAATGCAGCGAAAAAGGCATTCATCATGACCAGGATCGGGGATGTAGGGCTATTGATCGGGATTATCCTCTTATTCTGGGAAACGGGCAGCTTCGAATATGGGGAGATTTTTCAAGCCGTTCACTCGGGTGTGATATCGGATGGGAGCTTGACGTTGATCGCCATCCTCATTTTTATTGGTGCCGTTGGGAAGTCGGGGCAATTTCCGCTTCACACATGGCTTCCTGATGCAATGGAGGGCCCAACGCCGGTTTCCGCACTCATTCACGCCGCAACCATGGTGGCCGCAGGCGTATATCTTGTAGCGACCATGTTCCCGTTATTCCTCGCTAGTGAAGCGGCCATGCAGGCTGTCGCCGTAACAGGCGGGTTCACAGCCATTTTCGCCGCGAGTATCGCTTCTGTCCAAAAGGATGTCAAGCGGGTATTGGCTTATTCGACCATCTCCCAGCTTGGCTTCATGATGCTTGCTTTAGGTACTGCGGGATATGTGGCCGGTGTGTTTCATTTAATGACCCATGCCTTTTTTAAAGCACTGTTGTTTTTGGCTGCTGGCAGTGTCATTCATGCCATACATACACAGGATATTGAAAGGATGGGCGGATTATGGGCGAGGCTGAATTGGACAGGGCCGCTGTTCTTGACTGGAACTCTGGCGATATCAGGGTTTCCCTTGCTCTCGGGCTTTTTCAGTAAAGATGAAATTTTGATGGCGGCATGGGTGAATGGTAACTATTTCTTGTTTTCACTCGCGGTGATCACCTCTTTTTTAACTGCCTTTTACATGTTCCGGCTATTTTTCATGATTTTTGCCGGAAAGTCTCGCAATCAAGCAAATCAGGTCAAGGAATCTCCTGCGGTCATGCTGCTTCCCATGCTTGTTTTAGGGGTACTGGCTGTGGTCGCTGGATATATCCAAACCCCGTGGTTCGGGACCTTCCTTGGTGAGTGGCTTGTAGAGGGGAATGAAGCTGTGCTTGGTGCCGGACATAGTGAGGGACCTGTTTGGATCATGGTCCTTGCCGTGCTAGTGGCGCTTGCCGGGATCGTCCTTGCCTATATGATGTACGCTAAAGCGAAGCTGCCCCGGGGCTGGCTCGTGAAAGAAAACTCCACATTATATCGAGTTTTGGAAAATAAATATTATATTGATGAAATTTATTATTTTACTATAGTTCATGCAACGAAAGGGCTTGGCTTATTTCTATCTTATATTGAGAGGTTCATCATCGGTGGCTTGATATCGACGGTAACCGGTTCAATAGAAGGGTTGGGGAAAATAGGATCTAAACTGCAATCAGGGCAGGTACAGCAATATGGGATGATCGCGTTTCTGGGTCTTGCGGTATTGCTGGTCATATTTGGTTTAACTGGGGGGTATTTAAGATGA
- the nuoK gene encoding NADH-quinone oxidoreductase subunit NuoK yields the protein MTGVPLSAYLVLALVLFCIGLYGALTKRNAVIVLISIELMLNAANINLVAFSKFGVTPSITGQVFSLFTITIAAAEAAVGLAILMSLYRKRKTVNVDEMDIMKH from the coding sequence ATGACGGGAGTTCCCTTGTCTGCTTATCTCGTATTGGCGCTCGTTCTTTTTTGTATAGGGCTGTATGGGGCCTTGACGAAAAGAAATGCTGTGATCGTTTTGATTTCGATCGAGCTGATGCTGAACGCCGCCAATATCAATTTAGTTGCCTTCAGTAAATTCGGGGTAACACCATCGATTACGGGCCAGGTGTTTTCTTTATTCACGATTACAATCGCTGCAGCCGAGGCGGCTGTAGGGCTGGCAATATTAATGTCCCTTTACCGCAAGCGGAAGACGGTCAATGTCGATGAAATGGATATCATGAAGCATTGA
- a CDS encoding NADH-quinone oxidoreductase subunit J, translated as MSVSGELIAFFGLALVAILGGVLLITLTKVVHMVIALVFTFLSIAGIYLLLSAEFVAIVQILIYSGAITIVMLFGIMLTNHREHDEPAKGGRGKLPLLLAIAGFAVAVYLGIYDLDIPVQPTALHEENTKQIGIALFSKYVIPFEVMSVLLLVALVGAIVLAKKDDEEGDRS; from the coding sequence ATGAGTGTATCCGGCGAACTGATTGCCTTTTTTGGCTTGGCACTCGTCGCCATATTGGGCGGGGTGCTGCTAATTACATTAACGAAAGTGGTGCACATGGTCATTGCACTCGTTTTTACCTTTTTAAGCATTGCGGGCATTTATCTGCTGCTTTCGGCGGAGTTTGTCGCCATCGTCCAAATCCTGATTTATTCCGGGGCGATTACGATCGTGATGTTATTCGGAATCATGTTGACGAACCATCGGGAACACGATGAACCGGCAAAAGGGGGGCGGGGGAAATTACCTCTGCTGTTAGCGATTGCAGGATTCGCTGTAGCCGTCTATCTGGGAATCTATGATTTGGATATACCGGTACAGCCGACTGCCTTGCATGAGGAAAATACAAAACAAATAGGAATCGCACTGTTCTCTAAATATGTGATTCCGTTTGAAGTAATGTCGGTACTCCTGCTGGTGGCTTTAGTCGGAGCCATCGTATTAGCTAAAAAAGATGATGAGGAGGGAGATCGATCATGA
- the nuoI gene encoding NADH-quinone oxidoreductase subunit NuoI codes for MLGLAKGLSYTLKNLTRKKVTYDYPNEPMPLPDRFRGIQKFYPEKCIVCNQCVTICPTDCIQLTGKKHPDPSKKGKIIDTYDINFEICILCDLCTEVCPTEAIVMTNQFELAEYSRDHLFKNLEWLDENDENIRKVNKV; via the coding sequence ATGCTTGGTTTAGCTAAAGGTTTAAGCTATACATTAAAGAACTTGACCCGGAAAAAAGTGACGTATGACTACCCGAATGAACCGATGCCGCTTCCTGACCGCTTCCGCGGAATCCAAAAATTCTACCCTGAAAAGTGCATCGTATGCAATCAATGTGTGACGATTTGCCCAACGGACTGCATACAATTAACGGGAAAAAAACATCCGGACCCTTCCAAAAAGGGGAAGATCATTGACACGTATGACATTAATTTCGAAATTTGCATCTTGTGTGATTTATGCACGGAGGTTTGCCCCACAGAAGCGATCGTCATGACGAACCAGTTTGAGCTGGCGGAGTATAGCCGTGATCATTTATTCAAAAATTTGGAGTGGCTTGATGAAAATGATGAGAATATCCGGAAGGTGAATAAAGTATGA
- the nuoH gene encoding NADH-quinone oxidoreductase subunit NuoH, with translation MIKDLLHSAPSLLNFGIYFGLAVLLLFVVLGFVTYGILSERKIMGFMQLRIGPNQIGGRWGLLQTVADVLKLLIKEDTIPKKADRPLYILAPVIAFAPAFMVLATLPFTDAFQFADIGVGLLYYVAISGISTIGIVTAGWASNNKYSLIGGMRAAAQMISYEIPLVMSLVGIVLLTGSLNLNDIVAAQEKVWFIFLQPIAFIVFMIASVAELNRVPFDLPEAESELVAGYHVEYSGFRWAFFMLSEYVYMFAMATLTTVLFLGGWNSIPFLDFIPAAIWFGLKFSAVFYILVWIRVTFPRIRADQLMEFGWKVLLPVALANIFLTAIIKEIVHLI, from the coding sequence ATGATCAAGGATTTACTCCACTCCGCTCCAAGCTTGCTGAATTTTGGCATTTATTTTGGTTTGGCGGTCCTGCTGTTATTCGTCGTCCTGGGGTTTGTCACTTATGGAATCCTCTCGGAACGAAAAATCATGGGGTTCATGCAGCTACGGATCGGCCCGAACCAAATTGGCGGGAGATGGGGTCTCTTGCAGACCGTTGCCGATGTTTTGAAACTTCTGATCAAGGAAGATACGATCCCGAAAAAAGCCGACAGGCCGCTTTATATATTGGCGCCGGTGATCGCCTTTGCCCCCGCTTTCATGGTCCTTGCCACTTTGCCGTTCACCGATGCGTTCCAATTTGCCGATATTGGTGTAGGTTTGCTGTATTATGTGGCGATATCCGGCATTTCGACGATCGGTATCGTCACGGCGGGCTGGGCGTCCAATAATAAATATTCGTTGATCGGTGGCATGCGCGCAGCCGCGCAAATGATCTCTTATGAAATTCCCTTGGTGATGTCGTTAGTGGGAATCGTCCTTTTGACAGGCAGCTTGAACCTGAACGACATCGTGGCTGCCCAAGAGAAGGTTTGGTTCATTTTCCTTCAGCCGATTGCCTTCATCGTCTTCATGATTGCGTCTGTGGCTGAGCTGAACCGGGTCCCTTTTGACCTTCCTGAAGCGGAATCGGAGCTTGTAGCAGGGTATCATGTAGAATATTCCGGATTTCGCTGGGCCTTCTTTATGTTATCGGAATATGTTTATATGTTTGCAATGGCCACATTAACCACTGTATTATTTTTAGGAGGATGGAATTCTATTCCGTTTTTGGATTTTATTCCGGCTGCCATTTGGTTCGGCCTCAAGTTCAGTGCGGTGTTCTATATATTGGTTTGGATCAGGGTGACCTTTCCTCGGATAAGGGCCGATCAATTAATGGAGTTCGGTTGGAAGGTGCTGCTCCCGGTTGCATTAGCCAATATATTCTTGACGGCCATCATAAAAGAAATCGTTCACCTTATTTAA
- a CDS encoding NADH-quinone oxidoreductase subunit D: protein MLRTEEMLLNVGPQHPSTHGVFRLVIKIDGEIIKEATPVIGYLHRGTEKLAENLQYTQIIPYTDRLDYLAAMTNNYVLCHAVETMMGLEVPDRAEYLRVIAMELGRVASHLVWWGTYLLDIGATSPFLYAFREREMIVNLLTELSGARLTFNYMRVGGVKWDAPEGWIAKVAEFVPYMREQLAGYHELVTGNEIFVNRVKGVGIYTKEEALQYSLSGANLRCTGVKWDLRKNEPYSIYDRFTFDVPTREEGDAFSRYHCRMEEIEESLKILEQAVEQFPEGPVLAKVPKIIKVPKGEAFVRIESPRGEIGCYIASEGKKEPYRLKFRRPSFYNLQILPKLLEGENMANLITILGAIDIVLGEVDG, encoded by the coding sequence ATGTTAAGGACGGAAGAAATGCTTCTCAATGTCGGACCGCAGCATCCGAGCACGCATGGCGTTTTTCGGCTCGTCATCAAGATTGATGGCGAAATTATAAAAGAGGCCACCCCCGTTATCGGGTATTTGCATCGTGGTACGGAAAAGCTGGCGGAGAACCTGCAATATACGCAAATCATTCCATATACCGATCGGCTCGATTATCTGGCGGCGATGACAAATAATTATGTGTTATGTCATGCTGTCGAAACAATGATGGGATTGGAGGTCCCTGATAGGGCTGAATATTTGCGGGTGATCGCCATGGAGTTGGGCAGAGTGGCGAGCCATCTTGTTTGGTGGGGGACATACTTGCTTGATATAGGAGCGACGAGCCCTTTTTTATACGCGTTTCGCGAGCGTGAAATGATCGTCAATTTATTGACCGAATTGTCTGGGGCACGGCTTACATTCAATTATATGCGAGTGGGCGGCGTGAAATGGGATGCCCCCGAAGGCTGGATTGCAAAGGTCGCCGAGTTCGTGCCGTATATGAGGGAGCAGCTTGCCGGTTACCATGAGCTGGTGACAGGGAATGAAATCTTTGTGAACCGGGTTAAAGGGGTTGGCATCTATACGAAGGAGGAGGCGCTGCAGTATTCACTTAGCGGTGCCAACTTAAGATGCACGGGTGTCAAATGGGATTTGCGGAAAAACGAACCATATTCGATTTATGATCGGTTCACCTTTGATGTTCCCACCCGGGAGGAGGGAGATGCTTTTTCGCGGTATCATTGCAGGATGGAAGAAATCGAAGAATCATTGAAAATCCTTGAGCAGGCGGTTGAGCAATTTCCAGAAGGGCCGGTCCTTGCCAAGGTTCCCAAAATCATAAAGGTGCCAAAGGGTGAAGCCTTTGTGCGAATTGAGTCACCAAGAGGCGAAATCGGCTGTTATATTGCGAGTGAAGGGAAAAAGGAGCCATATCGGTTGAAATTTCGCCGGCCTTCTTTTTATAATCTGCAAATTCTCCCTAAATTATTGGAAGGGGAAAATATGGCGAACTTGATAACGATATTAGGAGCCATCGATATCGTTCTAGGGGAGGTGGATGGATAA
- a CDS encoding NADH-quinone oxidoreductase subunit C → MNEDQDLAKQKAAAAAKAKAAALARKQAKEEGSEKPSGEEDLAKQKAAAAAKAKAAALARKQAKEEGSEKPSGEEDLAKQKAAAAAKAKAAALARKQAKEEGAEKPSGEEDLAKQKAAAAAKAKAAALARKQAKEEGAEKPSGEEDLAKQKAAAAAKAKAAALARKQAKEEGAESPPGEEDLAKQKAAAAAKAKAAALPRKQKSAGSEGDPEKAKAKAIAAAKAKAAAAAKSRANVDERTEDDNKNQPSPNQPTLNQIVHAIERHVGQDALIDHYINNLSKDVPTIVANPDTYYSIAKLLRYDEKLNFSYLSELHGTDFETHMEIYVHLHSFDMNQSIALKVKLDRDSPAIPSLVPLWQGASWPECEAYDLLGINFREHPDLKRILLGDDWKGYPLRKDYQPYDVEV, encoded by the coding sequence ATGAATGAGGATCAAGACCTAGCGAAGCAAAAGGCAGCCGCAGCGGCGAAGGCAAAGGCGGCAGCACTCGCACGAAAGCAAGCGAAGGAGGAAGGGTCGGAGAAACCGTCAGGAGAAGAAGACCTAGCGAAGCAAAAGGCAGCTGCAGCAGCGAAGGCAAAGGCGGCAGCGCTCGCACGAAAGCAAGCGAAGGAGGAAGGGTCGGAGAAACCGTCAGGAGAAGAAGACCTAGCGAAGCAAAAGGCAGCCGCAGCGGCGAAGGCAAAGGCGGCAGCGCTCGCACGAAAGCAAGCGAAGGAGGAAGGGGCAGAGAAACCGTCAGGAGAAGAAGACCTAGCGAAGCAAAAGGCAGCCGCAGCGGCGAAGGCAAAGGCGGCAGCACTCGCACGAAAGCAAGCGAAGGAGGAAGGGGCAGAGAAACCGTCAGGAGAAGAAGACCTAGCGAAGCAAAAGGCAGCTGCAGCGGCGAAGGCAAAGGCGGCAGCGCTCGCACGAAAGCAAGCGAAGGAGGAAGGGGCAGAGAGTCCGCCAGGAGAAGAGGACCTAGCGAAGCAAAAGGCAGCCGCAGCGGCGAAGGCAAAGGCGGCAGCGCTCCCACGAAAGCAAAAATCTGCCGGTAGTGAGGGAGATCCTGAAAAAGCGAAGGCTAAAGCCATTGCAGCGGCTAAGGCGAAGGCAGCTGCTGCTGCCAAGTCCAGGGCCAACGTGGATGAAAGGACGGAAGATGACAATAAGAATCAGCCATCCCCAAACCAGCCCACACTCAATCAAATTGTTCATGCTATTGAAAGGCATGTAGGACAAGATGCATTAATAGACCACTATATTAATAACCTATCAAAGGATGTACCTACAATAGTGGCGAATCCTGATACATACTACTCAATAGCTAAATTACTGCGTTATGATGAAAAGCTTAACTTTTCTTACTTATCGGAACTCCACGGCACCGATTTTGAAACCCATATGGAAATCTATGTACATTTGCATTCATTCGACATGAATCAATCCATTGCCCTTAAGGTGAAGCTGGACAGAGATTCTCCAGCCATTCCCTCACTGGTCCCGTTATGGCAAGGGGCCAGTTGGCCGGAATGTGAGGCCTATGATTTATTAGGTATCAATTTTCGTGAGCACCCTGACTTAAAGCGGATTTTACTTGGTGATGATTGGAAAGGGTATCCCCTTAGGAAAGATTATCAGCCTTATGATGTGGAGGTGTAA
- a CDS encoding NADH-quinone oxidoreductase subunit B family protein, giving the protein MELKLDDLTPAEMDEMRQSIFLSTLEQIKGWARSNSLWPMTFGLACCAIEMMGVGSSHYDLDRFGSFFRTSPRQSDVMIVSGTVTKKMAPIISRLYDQMPEPKWVIAMGSCATAGGPYVKSYSVVKGVDQIVPVDVYIPGCPPNPAALIYGINKLKEKIRYEAKTGKRVI; this is encoded by the coding sequence ATGGAATTGAAATTAGACGACCTCACCCCTGCCGAAATGGATGAGATGCGACAAAGCATTTTTTTATCAACGCTTGAACAAATTAAGGGCTGGGCTAGAAGCAACTCCCTTTGGCCAATGACATTCGGTTTAGCATGCTGTGCAATTGAAATGATGGGTGTAGGCTCCTCACATTACGATTTGGATCGTTTCGGATCTTTTTTCAGGACGTCACCCCGGCAATCTGATGTCATGATCGTTTCAGGTACGGTAACGAAAAAAATGGCACCAATCATAAGTAGATTATATGACCAAATGCCAGAACCTAAATGGGTCATTGCCATGGGCTCCTGCGCAACGGCAGGGGGTCCGTATGTGAAGTCCTACTCGGTGGTCAAAGGGGTTGATCAAATCGTGCCAGTCGATGTATATATCCCCGGTTGTCCCCCAAATCCGGCAGCTCTTATTTATGGAATCAATAAATTAAAAGAAAAAATCCGTTACGAGGCGAAAACCGGAAAGCGGGTGATATAG
- a CDS encoding NADH-quinone oxidoreductase subunit A, which yields MGQLHLYQNNYLIVFVFLCLGILLPVIALFLGKLLRPYKPTDMKYTTYESGIDPFSDSRVQFNVRYYLFGLMFVIFDVETVFLYPWAVAYDELGLFALIEMLFFVIILMLGLIYAWKKKVLKWN from the coding sequence ATGGGACAGCTGCATTTATACCAAAATAATTATTTAATCGTATTTGTTTTTCTTTGTCTCGGGATATTATTACCTGTTATTGCACTGTTTCTTGGCAAGCTGCTTAGGCCTTACAAACCGACGGATATGAAATATACGACGTATGAAAGCGGTATCGATCCTTTTTCGGATTCAAGGGTCCAATTCAATGTTCGATATTATTTATTCGGATTGATGTTCGTCATTTTTGATGTAGAGACGGTCTTTCTCTACCCGTGGGCAGTGGCCTATGATGAGCTAGGATTGTTTGCGCTTATTGAAATGCTATTTTTCGTCATCATCCTAATGCTAGGACTAATCTACGCTTGGAAAAAGAAGGTGTTGAAATGGAATTGA
- a CDS encoding F0F1 ATP synthase subunit epsilon — protein MKTIKVNVVTPDGPVYDAEVEMVSTKAKSGEMGIMAGHVPTVAPLTIGAVRLKNGSNTDYVAVNGGFLEVRPDVVTILAQSAERAETIDLTRAQAAKARAEQRLQNNDGSNDVKRADLALKRAINRIQIAEMR, from the coding sequence ATGAAGACCATTAAAGTCAATGTTGTTACTCCCGATGGCCCAGTATATGATGCAGAAGTTGAAATGGTAAGCACTAAAGCTAAAAGCGGTGAGATGGGAATCATGGCTGGACACGTTCCAACCGTAGCCCCGCTTACCATTGGTGCTGTCCGTCTTAAGAATGGAAGCAACACAGACTATGTAGCTGTAAATGGTGGCTTCTTGGAAGTCCGCCCTGATGTGGTAACCATTTTGGCTCAATCTGCTGAAAGAGCTGAAACTATCGATCTTACACGTGCTCAAGCAGCAAAGGCACGTGCAGAACAAAGATTGCAAAATAATGATGGATCGAATGATGTCAAAAGAGCTGATCTAGCTCTTAAACGTGCAATCAACCGAATCCAAATTGCAGAAATGCGATAA